The following are encoded together in the Pseudoalteromonas piscicida genome:
- the rsxA gene encoding electron transport complex subunit RsxA, whose product MTEYILLLIGTVLVNNFVLVQFLGLCPFMGVSGKLDTAVGMSLATTFVLTLASVTSYLVNQYILLPLDLTFLRTMSFILVIAVVVQFTEMVVRKTSPTLYRLLGIFLPLITTNCAVLGVALLNIKKDHTFLESAVYGFGAAVGFSMVLVLFAALRERLAVADVPTPFKGASIAMITAGLMSLAFMGFSGLVKF is encoded by the coding sequence ATGACCGAATACATTTTGTTGCTCATTGGCACCGTGCTGGTGAATAACTTCGTTTTAGTCCAATTTTTGGGCTTATGTCCATTTATGGGGGTATCTGGAAAACTGGATACCGCAGTGGGAATGTCATTAGCGACCACTTTTGTTCTCACACTAGCTTCAGTCACCAGCTATTTGGTCAATCAATATATCTTATTACCACTCGACCTCACCTTTTTAAGAACGATGAGCTTTATTTTGGTTATCGCTGTGGTTGTGCAATTTACAGAGATGGTGGTACGTAAAACCAGTCCAACCTTGTATCGGTTACTGGGAATTTTCTTGCCTTTGATCACCACTAACTGCGCTGTACTAGGCGTTGCACTACTTAATATCAAAAAAGACCACACCTTTTTAGAGTCTGCAGTCTATGGTTTTGGCGCTGCGGTTGGCTTTTCTATGGTTTTGGTGCTATTTGCTGCTTTACGTGAGCGTTTAGCTGTTGCTGACGTGCCAACACCGTTTAAAGGCGCATCAATAGCGATGATCACCGCAGGACTCATGTCACTTGCGTTTATGGGCTTCTCTGGATTAGTTAAGTTTTAG
- a CDS encoding EAL domain-containing protein, with product MAGFKKLIVLQVTSWLLFSLIGSFFFATSFDSAINKAQQSAHTMVTEYIKDKKLTEVTPEHIRQALNSGDVFSTFIVRDFDGQTVLQVNTPSNLPFIAEFIESNINAIRPQFAVNDTKDIKIEFLINAQSQAQLLQQALLLLIIISALVAFIPVFFMQGVYKKLNRNVSMTVASAVDSYITQNQVTDNIEFDFNDGKVAELGQDLVPSFKRLASFLRSKQEDIKNAAHSIKQEAYKDVVTDLGNRNMFVEHYEQYIESSAKKAFGSLAMIRCSELQVINQTRGYQKGDEYIKSVSDIIKHVTGTYAGSQVFRLNSSDFAVILPNVPSKEAEEFGETLQARFTQFQQNQELSSVANTGIVPYENGKPLGELLSVVDNAMSMAQSKQANAWHIQRESDLVNNVSAGFGNQNWRRVIRDVINSKRVSLMMQNIMPIGKNSKAYAEIQSRFKTEEGQMLPTASFLAMAEKLEMAIEIDQLIIDTSLELIKTRNFNEKYFGINVTASSAHNDQFVIWLERRLLKEANLASKLVFEVSEFGLQQNIKASKRFIDMVHRVGARITVERFGVGLTSFKFFRDLKPDYIKMDASYTRGLEEDKNNQYFMRLMVDLAHRIGVNVFAEGIESQEEKHIVETLCLDGVQGYYIEKPKEI from the coding sequence ATGGCCGGTTTTAAAAAACTTATCGTACTCCAAGTCACCTCTTGGCTATTATTCTCTTTGATTGGTAGCTTTTTTTTCGCAACAAGTTTTGACTCTGCAATCAATAAAGCGCAACAAAGCGCCCATACCATGGTGACAGAGTACATAAAGGACAAAAAACTCACTGAAGTGACTCCTGAGCATATTCGCCAAGCCTTAAATAGCGGAGATGTATTCTCAACTTTTATCGTACGAGACTTTGACGGTCAGACCGTTTTGCAAGTCAATACACCGAGCAACCTCCCCTTTATTGCCGAGTTCATAGAATCAAACATCAATGCTATTCGCCCCCAATTTGCGGTTAACGATACTAAAGACATAAAAATCGAATTTTTGATCAATGCACAAAGTCAGGCGCAATTACTACAACAAGCCCTACTACTACTTATCATTATTTCTGCGTTGGTTGCTTTTATTCCTGTTTTCTTTATGCAAGGCGTCTATAAAAAGCTTAATCGCAATGTCAGTATGACAGTCGCCAGTGCCGTAGATTCGTATATTACGCAAAACCAAGTAACCGACAATATTGAGTTTGATTTTAACGATGGCAAAGTCGCAGAGCTTGGTCAGGATTTAGTCCCCTCTTTTAAGCGATTAGCTAGCTTTTTAAGGTCAAAGCAAGAAGACATTAAAAATGCCGCTCATTCTATCAAGCAAGAAGCTTACAAAGATGTAGTCACAGATCTGGGCAACCGTAATATGTTCGTGGAACACTACGAGCAGTATATCGAGTCGTCAGCTAAAAAGGCGTTTGGCTCGTTGGCGATGATCCGCTGCTCTGAGTTGCAGGTAATTAACCAAACTCGTGGCTATCAAAAAGGTGATGAATACATTAAGTCGGTGTCTGACATTATCAAACATGTTACAGGTACTTATGCTGGCAGTCAGGTTTTCCGTTTAAATAGCTCAGATTTCGCGGTGATCTTACCGAATGTGCCAAGTAAAGAAGCGGAAGAGTTTGGTGAAACACTGCAAGCGCGCTTTACCCAATTCCAGCAAAACCAAGAACTATCATCGGTTGCCAATACCGGGATCGTGCCTTATGAGAACGGTAAGCCACTTGGAGAACTACTCTCGGTTGTTGATAATGCGATGAGTATGGCACAGAGCAAGCAAGCCAATGCTTGGCATATTCAACGCGAGTCTGATTTAGTGAATAATGTCAGTGCTGGATTTGGTAATCAAAACTGGCGTCGAGTGATCCGCGATGTGATCAACAGCAAGCGCGTTAGTTTGATGATGCAAAACATCATGCCTATTGGTAAAAACTCTAAGGCCTACGCAGAGATCCAATCTCGTTTTAAAACAGAAGAAGGACAAATGCTTCCTACAGCCTCTTTCCTTGCCATGGCGGAAAAGCTGGAAATGGCCATCGAGATTGATCAGCTGATCATCGACACCTCGCTAGAACTTATCAAAACGCGTAACTTCAATGAGAAATACTTCGGGATCAATGTCACCGCATCAAGTGCCCATAACGACCAATTTGTGATCTGGTTAGAGCGTCGCTTATTAAAAGAAGCGAATCTAGCCTCTAAACTGGTATTTGAAGTCAGCGAATTTGGCTTACAGCAAAATATTAAAGCCAGTAAGCGCTTTATTGATATGGTGCATCGTGTCGGAGCGCGTATCACCGTTGAACGTTTTGGTGTCGGTTTAACGTCATTTAAGTTCTTTAGAGACTTAAAGCCTGACTATATTAAAATGGATGCTAGTTATACTCGCGGTCTTGAAGAAGACAAGAATAATCAATATTTTATGCGCCTAATGGTTGACCTTGCACACCGTATTGGCGTCAACGTATTTGCCGAAGGTATCGAAAGCCAAGAAGAGAAGCACATAGTCGAAACACTTTGCTTGGATGGAGTACAAGGCTATTACATCGAAAAACCAAAAGAAATCTAG
- the rsxB gene encoding electron transport complex subunit RsxB: protein MTLLYALLALGALALIFGIVLGYAAVKYRVESNPIVEQIDAILPQTQCGQCGYPGCRPYAEAIANGDDVNKCPPGGEATVKKLADLMGVEAKPLAGGEDAEPVKKVAYIREDECIGCTKCIQACPVDAIVGATRQMHTVLIDECTGCDLCVEPCPVDCIDMIPVAQTKQTWKWQLDAIPVTQID from the coding sequence ATGACATTACTTTACGCATTACTCGCGCTGGGTGCGCTGGCACTTATTTTTGGTATTGTGCTTGGTTATGCCGCAGTGAAATACCGAGTTGAAAGCAACCCTATTGTTGAACAAATAGACGCCATTCTGCCACAAACTCAATGCGGCCAGTGTGGCTATCCTGGCTGTCGACCATACGCTGAAGCGATTGCGAATGGCGATGACGTGAATAAGTGCCCTCCAGGCGGTGAAGCAACAGTGAAAAAACTGGCGGATTTAATGGGCGTTGAAGCGAAGCCACTTGCTGGTGGAGAAGATGCAGAGCCAGTCAAAAAGGTGGCTTACATTCGTGAAGACGAATGTATTGGCTGTACCAAATGCATTCAAGCTTGCCCCGTTGATGCTATCGTTGGCGCAACCAGACAAATGCACACCGTGCTCATCGACGAGTGCACAGGCTGCGATCTGTGTGTCGAGCCCTGCCCGGTCGATTGTATTGATATGATCCCAGTTGCACAGACCAAGCAAACGTGGAAGTGGCAGCTAGACGCCATTCCTGTGACACAGATTGATTAA